In Micromonospora inyonensis, the genomic window CGGATCAGGGTCCGGCTGGTACGGATCCTGGGGCGGGCCCGGGAAGGGATCCTGCGGCGGGCCTGGGGGGTGACTCACGGTGCTCCCGGATGCAGAGGGTCAAAGCTCGACGTGCTCCCACGGGCGCGCCGACGCACCGAACCATCCTTCCCTGCCGCGCCGTGATGGTCGTCGGCTGAACGGGTCGTTCGTGTGGCCTGACCGACCCTGCTTGTCCGGAATTCCGCCGTTGCCGTCACTGATCGCGATGTGGGCTCCTGTCGCCCGGCACGCCCCACGTTGCATTGGTGGGAGCGTCGGCGGGCCGGTCAGCGGTGCGGCAGTACGGCGGCGGTGCGGACCAGGCCGGCGTCCACGGTGAACCGTCCGGTGATCACGCTGGGCGGGTCGGTGACCTTCTCCCGAGCCGCCTCGACCTTCGCCGGGGAGATCCGGGCAATCCAGGAACCGGAGTCCGGGTCGATCTCGACCGACGCGTCCTGGAAATCCAGGTAGGTGCCGACCACCGGATGCCAGACCTTGTAGACGGTCTCCTTTGCGCTGAAGATCAGCGCCGGCCAGGAGGTGCCGGCCGGCAGCCGTTCGTAGCGCTCCACCTCCTCCGGCCGGAGGATCAACCGGCGTACCCCGGCGTCGAGGATCTTGTGCTGGTCGGCGTCCATGCCGACCGACCGGACCTCGTCGGCGCGGGCCGCGGCGGCGGCGCAGTAGCCCCTCGTGTGGGTGATGGTGCCGACCACGTCCGTCGGCCAGACCGGGGACCGGTCGGCCGCCGACGGCACCGGCACCGGAGCGAGCCCGAGGGCGGCGATGGCCCGTCGGGCGCACACCCGGCCGGCGGTGAAGTCACGCCGGCGGCTCTCCACCGCGCGTTCGCCGAGACATGCCTGCTCGGCGGCGAGCAACTCGCCGGTGAAGTCCGCCGGCCCCGCCACGACCACGGCGACCGGCGGTGGCAGCAGGTCACGCATCAGGCTCCCCTCCCAGGTACGACCGAAGCCGGGCCGCGTCGACGTCGAGCCGGTCCCACCGTACCGGCGGACCCGGGCCGGCCATCGACCACCGGCTCCTGGCCGTGTCGCTTCCCGGTGCCGACCGTCCTCCCCGGTCGCCGCCAGGAGGATCCCTCCGGTGGCGTTGCTGAGGTCAGCTGCCGGCCCGCCGGGCGGCGACGGTGTGCGCGTCGACGCCCGACGGCCGGTCCAGCAGGTACCGGGGCGTCAGAACGCGTGGGTCACCGTGATCAGGATGTTCGAGCAGGAGTTCGCGTGGCTGGTGAGCGCGCTCTTCTCGGCGGTGTCGACGGTCAGCCGCCAGCGGGTCTTCACCGCGGCCCACTCGGCGACGTACCGGCACCGCTCGTGGGTCGGCATCCAGGTCGTCGGGTCCTGGTCACCCTTGGCCTGGTTGACGTTGTCGGTGACGGCGACCAGCGAGCGGGCGTCGCCCAGGTCGTTGGCGAAGGACTGGCGGCGGGAGGTGGTCCAGTTCCGGGCACCGGAGTTTCACGCCTCGGCGAGCGCCACCATGTGGTCGATGTCCAGGTCGGACGGGACGGTCCAGTACGTGGCGTCGTAGTAGGAGTACCACCGGCCGCCGGAGAGGGTGTAGCCGGAACCGACGGACGGACGGGTGGTCGCCTCGGCGATCAGCACCTCGTACCGGGTGTTGCAGCCGTCGCCGTCGGCGTCGATCCAATGCGGGAAGAGGTCCCGCGAGTAGCCGGTACGGTTCTCGCTGGCCACCGGCAGGTCGGCGATGAGGGTGCGCAGCGGCACCGACACGGTGGCCGCCTGGGCGGGGGCGGTGAGGCCGAGGGAGGCGACGGTGACGGCGGCGAGCAGGCCGCCGACCCAACGAAGGGCACGACTCATGACATCTCCATCTGATCGCGGTATTGCCGTCATTTGACGTGTCCGGAGATGCCGGCGGCTCCCCGACCGCGGGAACTGATAGAGAGATTTATCTATATCTTGCCGCAAGGTCGATAGAGGTGCGGCGATGGTGGGGTGGCTGGGAGCGGTCCCGGCGTCCGTGCGGGGACGCGGACCGTTATGTGCCGGATGTAAACTATTTGCCGGGCGGGGCGTGGGGCGGGAATCTGAACCGGATGCACCCGTTGTGTCGGCGAACCAGACGTGGTTAAGCTCTCTCTTGCGCGCCCCAATCGCCCGCTTCCCCCGTGGCAGGCGATAGGGGCGCGTCTCTCTGTGTCCGCATCGCGGCACCCGCTCGCCGTGCCCCTTCTCCGCACGCGCCGTGCCCACTTCTCCGCATGGGCCGCGCGCTCGCCTTGGTGGTAGCAGGGGTCCCCTGCAGGTGTTTTTTGTACTGCAAGGGCCCCCTGCTACCACCTCGGGGCAGCGGTGATCAGATCCAGCGACCGTCCAGCCACATCCGGGCCGACCAGTCGGCGTAGGGGAGCAGTGTGCCTACGAAGATCGGGTGGAAGTACGCGAAACAGACTGCCACCAGCAGCACGTACCCTCCCGCGACGACACCACCGAACAGCCGCCGGTCGTACGCCTCCTGCGCGGCGGCCGACCCCGGTGGAGCCGGCGCCCGCGCCCCGGCCGGCGAGATGATCGCCCCGAGCACGTAGACGACCGCCAGCACCAGGAAGGGCAGGGCCGGCGCGGCGTAGAACGAGAACATCACCCGCCCGTCGAGGGCGAACCAGAACCAGGGCAGCAGGCCGCCCGCCGCGCCGAGCAGGATCGCCCCGGCCCGCCAGTCCCGCCGGGCGATGCCCAGCCAGACCACGGCGGCCAGCGCCGGCAGGAACGACCACCAGAGCACCGGCGTGCCGAGCAGCAGGATCTCGCTGGTGGGGGCGGTCCCCGCGCACGTGCCCTGGCACGTCCAGTGGAAGGCCACCGGACGCCCGAGCAGCAGCCACTGCCACGGCCAGGACTGGTACTTGTGCGGGGTGCTCAGCCCGGTGTGGAAGTCGAACGCCGCCCGGTGGTACGTGTAGAGGTTCTGCAACGCGCCGAGGACCGGGGTGTCGCTCAGCCCGGGGGTGTTCGGGTAGCGCGCCAGGGTGCGGTAGTAACCGTCGTCGGAGAGGAACCAGCCCGTCCAGGTGGCGAGGTAGGCGAGGACCATCACCACCCCGGCGAGCACCAGCCAGGGCAGTTCGTCGAGGAGGGCGTCCCGCCACGGCCGGCGGACCCCCGCCGACCGGCGGACCCCGACCTCCCACAGGACCACCATGAGGGCGAAGACGGGTACGAAGTAGAGGGCGCTCCACTTGACCCCGACCGCGCACCCGATCAGCACCCCGGCGGCGAGCCGCCACCAGGGGACGGTGAACGGCGGTCGGCCGGCGCGGCCGGGGCGGGACGGGTCGAGACCGGCGTCGAGCGCGGTGGCCCACCGTCGCCGTCGCGCGTCCCGGTCGAGCACCAGCGCCCCGAACGCGGCGAGGACGAAGAAGAGCAGGAAGATGTCGAGCAGGGCGGTGCGGGAGAGCACCAGGTGGAAGCCGTCCAGGGCGAGCAGCAGGCCGGCGGCGCAGCCGAGCGCGGTGGACCGGAACATCCGTCGGCCGATGCGCACCAGCAGCAGGACGGAGAGCGTGCCGACGACGGCGGCGGAGATCCGCCAGCCGAACTCCGGGGTGGTGGTCAGCAGCTGGCCCGGCACCGTGATGTTGTGCTCGGTGTCCTGGTAGCCGAAGGCCCACTCACCGAGCCCGATCAGCCACTTGCCCAGCGGCGGGTGGACCACGTACGACGGGGCGTTGTCCTTGAAGTTCCACTCGACCCCGTGCTCG contains:
- a CDS encoding 4'-phosphopantetheinyl transferase family protein; this encodes MRDLLPPPVAVVVAGPADFTGELLAAEQACLGERAVESRRRDFTAGRVCARRAIAALGLAPVPVPSAADRSPVWPTDVVGTITHTRGYCAAAAARADEVRSVGMDADQHKILDAGVRRLILRPEEVERYERLPAGTSWPALIFSAKETVYKVWHPVVGTYLDFQDASVEIDPDSGSWIARISPAKVEAAREKVTDPPSVITGRFTVDAGLVRTAAVLPHR
- a CDS encoding dolichyl-phosphate-mannose--protein mannosyltransferase — encoded protein: MTQASTAQSASEGQPESGLAERTDNSAMRSAAVPPDDAGGGRLPEVVRRRLATVDDRLDGRSWLATAVVVAIAAILRLVGLGDIKGKIFDEIYYARDGWGLVEHGVEWNFKDNAPSYVVHPPLGKWLIGLGEWAFGYQDTEHNITVPGQLLTTTPEFGWRISAAVVGTLSVLLLVRIGRRMFRSTALGCAAGLLLALDGFHLVLSRTALLDIFLLFFVLAAFGALVLDRDARRRRWATALDAGLDPSRPGRAGRPPFTVPWWRLAAGVLIGCAVGVKWSALYFVPVFALMVVLWEVGVRRSAGVRRPWRDALLDELPWLVLAGVVMVLAYLATWTGWFLSDDGYYRTLARYPNTPGLSDTPVLGALQNLYTYHRAAFDFHTGLSTPHKYQSWPWQWLLLGRPVAFHWTCQGTCAGTAPTSEILLLGTPVLWWSFLPALAAVVWLGIARRDWRAGAILLGAAGGLLPWFWFALDGRVMFSFYAAPALPFLVLAVVYVLGAIISPAGARAPAPPGSAAAQEAYDRRLFGGVVAGGYVLLVAVCFAYFHPIFVGTLLPYADWSARMWLDGRWI